Part of the Salinimonas iocasae genome, ATGCCATAGTTTACTCTCTTAACGCTGCCCCGAACTCGGTCTCTAGCTCTTTTACCACGGTATCTACCGCTGCCTGAATCTCTGCTTCTTCCAGAGTCTTCTCCGGATTTTGCAAAATAAGGGACAGAGCCAGACTTTTAGAACCGGGCGCTATTCCCTTGCCTTTGTATACGTCGAACAAGTTTAGGCCAACTAGTTGATTTACGCCAATTTTTTCTACATGAGAAAGAATGGCTCCCACAGAAACTTCATCTTTCACCGTTATCGCTATATCTCTACGGTTTGCAGGGTACTTTGAGATCGCTTTTGCCGCAGGTAATTGCCTGTTAGACAACATGTTAAGGTTAAGTTCGAATAAAAATGGTCGGCCATTTATACCCACCAACTTGGCAAATTGAGGATGCAATGCGCCTACCCAGCCAATTATTTCATTACCCAATAAGATACGAGCTGTCATTCCGGGGTGCAGTGCAGAATGCTCTGCCGCGTCAAACGTGATTTCGGCCTGCCTGCCAGTTAATGCAAGCAGTGCTTCGACATCGCCTTTGGCATCAAAAAAGTCAACCGCATCATCGCCGCTTTGCCAGCTTTCCGCCTCGCGACGTCCCAGTAACAGACCGCCTAACACTGACTGTTGGGAAACGCCTGCGGTCTCTCCTTCCTCAGGAATAAAACGCAGTCCTGTTTCAAAGAAACGAACCCGCGCTTGCTGGCGTTTCTGGTTATAGGCTGCCGCCTGCAACAATCCTGGCCATACGCTCACGCGCATCACAGACATATCTGATGCAATAGGGTGTGGTAAAACCATACCTTTCACATCCGGAAACAACGCATCCTGAATCTTAGGGTCAACAAAGGAGTAAGTAATCGCCTCTGAATAGCCCCTTGTTGTCAGCATGGATTTGAACACATCTGGCGCGATCTTACCTTCAGATGCCGGCAGCATCGACAAGCTGGCTGTAGGTGCAACATTGGGAATATTGTTGTAACCATATACCCGTGCGACCTCTTCAATAAGATCTTCTTCGATGGCAATATCGAACCGATAGCTGGGTACTTCAGCCTGCCATTCATTATCAAGTTGCGTAACAATAAGCCCTAAACGAGTCAGCATCTCGGTTACTGTAGCAGTGTCTATCTGAACACCCAGCACTCGCTCCAGGCGAGACTGGCGCAACACCACAGTACGTGCCTGTGGTAAATGTGCATCGCTGACCGCTTCAGCAACCGGGCCCGGCGAACCACCACATATCGCAGTGATAAGCGATGTGGCTCTTTCCATAGCATCACGCTGTAACTGTGGATCTACACCCCGCTCATAGCGATGTGAGGCATCGGTATGCAAGCCGTACTGGCGCGCCCGGCCAGTAATAGCATCTGGCGCAAAAAAGGCACTTTCAAGCAGAATGTGCTGCGTATTTGTATTAACACCGGATTCAAGCCCGCCAAAGATACCTGCCATTGCCAGCGCTTTTTTCTCATCGGCGATTAACAGCGTATCAGTGTTTAATGTCGGCGTGGTCTCATCCAGCAATGTTAACGTTTCACCGTCGGTAGCAAGACGAACATGAATATCGCCTTCAATACGGTTCAAATCAAACGCGTGTAGCGGCTGACCTAACTCCAGCAATACATAGTTTGTGACATCAACGATGGGGTCGATACTACGAATGCCACTACGGCGTAGCTTTTCAGTCAGCCATAAAGGTGACGAAGCGGTCACATCAACATCTTTGATTATCCGGCCCAGATAGCGTGGACACGCTTGTGGGTCATCCAAGTGTATAGACACTTTATCGTCAATGCTGGCAGGTACAGGCTCAATAACCGGCTCGGTCACATCAAGATTATTCAATACGCCCACTTCGCGCGCGATTCCGCGCAGGCCCAGGCAATCCGCCCGGTTTGGTGTTAAGTCAACATCGAGGCTTTTATCGTCCAGATTCAGATACTCGCGTAAGTCTTTGCCTACGGGCGCATCCTGAGGTAACTCGATAATGCCGTCGTGGTCATCACTGATGCCCAGCTCTGAAAAACTGCACAGCATGCCAAAAGACGGCTCGCCACGAAGTTTGGCCTTTTTAATTTTAAAGTTACCCGGTAATACCGCACCAACAACGGCCACGGCGACCTTGATGCCCTGGCGGCAATTCGGCGCACCGCACACGATATCAAGCAGCTCGTCGCCGTCGACGCTAATTTTTGTCACGCGCAACTTATCTGCATTCGGGTGCTGGCCACATTCAACCACCTCGCCGACAACAACGCCCGTAAATTCACCGGCGACGTCAGCAACGTCATCCACTTCCAGACCTGCCATGCTCAACTGTTCAGACAGCGCATGGGAAGACAACTGTGGGTTTACCCACTCTCTCAGCCAATTTTCACTAAATTTCATAAACTACTCTGCCCTGCCTTAGTTGAACTGTTTAAGGAATCGAAGATCATTTTCAAAAAATGACCGCAGGTCTGTTACGCCATAACGCAACATTGTCAGGCGCTCAACCCCCATCCCAAAGGCAAAGCCGGTATATTCTTCCGGGTCAATATTCACGGCTTTGAGAACATTAGGGTGTACCATTCCACAGCCCAGTACTTCCAGCCACTGACCATTTTTACCCATTACATCAACTTCTGCTGAAGGTTCAGTGAATGGGAAGTAAGACGGTCTGAAACGAACCTCCAGCGACTCTTCAAAAAAGTGATGGAGAAAGTCATGCAGAATACCCTTAAGCTCGGTAAAGCTCACATTCTTATCTACCATCAAGCCTTCTACCTGGTGGAACATTGGCGTATGGGTCTGGTCGTAATCGTTTCGGTAAACGCGACCCGGCGAGATGATGCGAAGCGGTGGTTTCTCAACTTCCATCGTGCGTATTTGTACGCCGGAGGTTTGTGTGCGAAGCATGATATCCGGGTTAAAGTAGAAGGTATCATGGTCAGCGCGCGCCGGGTGATTTGCAGGAATATTCAGCGCATCAAAGTTATGAAAGCTGTCTTCGATTTCCGGTCCGGTTTTAGTGGCAAAACCCAACTGCGAAAAGAACGATTCAATTCGAGCAATGGTTCGACTTACAGGGTGGATTGTACCGGGTTGTTCGACACGGCCGGGCAATGTAACGTCAATCGCCTCCTCTGCCAGCTTGCGGTTCATCTCCTCAGAGCGAAGTGCATCGCCTTTAGCGGCAATAGCCTGTGCAATAACCTGCTTGGCCTGATTGATTTTCTGGCCCGCAGCCGGGCGCTCTTCTGCAGATAACTTACCCAGGCCTTTAAGCTGTTCGGTAAGCTTACCTTTTTTACCCATGTACTCGACCCTAACCTGATCGAGCGTTGCTGCGTCTTGGGCAGCGTCAATCTGACCTTGCGCCTGACTGATAATCGCTTCAAGTTCCATGATGTCCTCAATATGGCGATTGACGGGATGCTCTGTCTTATTACCAGAGTGCGTCTGAACTTCAAAACCTATAGTTTACACGAGTGATAAAACCTACCGCTACCCTAACGGGCTGATAAATCCGGCAATTATTAAAATAAATCGTGATAGCGCAGAATAAACACACTGTCAGAGGGAAGAAGATGTGGTCAGAAGAGATAAAAATGCTAAAAGCGATGATGTAATTGCTTTTGGGGTGCGGAAACGAAAAACGGCGAGCATCCTGCTCGCCGTTTCCCGAAAGAACTTAAACTTAATTTAGTTAAAAAATTAAGCTAATGCGCCTTTAGCCGCTTCGACTAATGCGCTGAATGCTACCTTGTCATGTACAGCGATGTCAGCAAGGATCTTACGATCGATTTCGACAGACGCTTTTTTCAGACCGTTGATGAAACGGCTGTATGACATGCCATTTTGACGAGCCGCAGCATTGATACGTGCAATCCACAGTTGGCGGAATTGACGCTTACGCTGACGACGGTCACGATATGCATACTGACCAGCTTTAGTTACTGCCTGTACCGCTACGCGAAATACGCGTGAACGAGCACCGTAATAACCTTTAGCTTGCTTTAAAACTTTTTTGTGACGTGCACGTGCGATTGTGCCGCGTTTTACTCTAGCCATTATTCAGTCTCCTCGTCTTAAACGTAAGGCAGCATGCGCTGAACCAACTTGGTATCCGCGTCATGAACCAGTTTCTTGCCACGTAGATGGCGTTTACGCTTAGTACTCTTCTTGGTCAGAATGTGACGCAAGTGAGACTGCTTGCTTTTAAAGCGGCCAGAGCCCGTTTTCTTAAAACGTTTGGCGGCACCGCTGTTTGATTTCATTTTAGGCATTGCTAAAACTCCGCATTGTTTACTATCAGCTACTCTGGCGTGCAGTCACCATTTGGCCGGTTACATTATGCAGCAAGGTGTTTTGGGGTGCAGATTCCCAAAAACTTTAGACCATTACTGCTTCTTATTTGGGGCGAGCACCATGATCATCTGACGGCCTTCCACACGACGTGGGAAAGACTCGCAGTTAGCAATCTCTTCCAGCTCGGTACGAATCCGATTCAGAAGTTCAATGCCGATCTCTTGGTGAGCCATTTCACGTCCGCGAAAGCGAATCGTGACCTTGGCTTTATCGCCACCTTCCAGAAAGCGACGCAGGTTGCGCAGTTTTACCTGGTAATCGCCTTCATCAGTGCCAGGGCGGAATTTAACCTCCTTGACCTGAATTTGCTTTTGCTTTTTCTTTTGCTCTTTCTGAGCCTTACTTTTTTCAAAGAGGAACTTGCCATAGTCCATAACTTTACAGACTGGCGGCTCGGCATTTGGACTAATTTCTACAAGATCCAGACTCGCTTCTTCAGCGGTTTGCGTTGCTTCTGCTAGCGAAACTACGCCAATCTGTTCACCATCTTTGCCGATAAGTCTTACTTCTCTGGCTTTGATTTCATCGTTTATGCGGGCTTTTGCGCCCTGAGCCTGTTTGTTAGCGCCTTTAATGTGCTATTCCTCCAAAAATTAATTCTTTATGCCTGCCGGTGTCGTCACGACCTGACAGGCAACTTTTCAAACCTTAAACGACAACTACTTAATTGTCTTTTCACCGATTTCCTTACCAGCAAGCTCGACAAATGCGTGTAGGCTCATTGTGCCTAAATCTTCACCGCGTCTGGAGCGAACTGCCACTTCGCCAGCTTCAACTTCTTTATCGCCAACGACCAGCATATACGGAATACGTTTTAAGGTGTGCTCGCGGATTTTAAAGCCTATCTTCTCATTTCTCAAGTCAGACTTTGCTCTAAACCCAAATTCCTGCAATTTTTTGACAGTTTCGGTCACATATTCGGCCTGACTGTCGGTAATATTCATCACGACCATCTGTTGTGGTGCCAGCCACAACGGGAAGAACCCGGCGTACTCTTCGGTCAGAATACCGATAAAACGCTCCAGTGACCCAAGAATAGCACGGTGAATCATCACCGGTACTTTACGTTCGCCATCTTCAGCCACATAAGTTGACCCTAAGCGACCCGGCATTGAGAAATCAAGCTGAACGGTGCCACATTGCCATGCCCGATCCAGGCAATCATGCAGGGTAAACTCAATTTTAGGACCGTAGAACGCCCCTTCACCCGGCTGATAGTCAAACTCGATGTCGTTAGCTT contains:
- the pheT gene encoding phenylalanine--tRNA ligase subunit beta, coding for MKFSENWLREWVNPQLSSHALSEQLSMAGLEVDDVADVAGEFTGVVVGEVVECGQHPNADKLRVTKISVDGDELLDIVCGAPNCRQGIKVAVAVVGAVLPGNFKIKKAKLRGEPSFGMLCSFSELGISDDHDGIIELPQDAPVGKDLREYLNLDDKSLDVDLTPNRADCLGLRGIAREVGVLNNLDVTEPVIEPVPASIDDKVSIHLDDPQACPRYLGRIIKDVDVTASSPLWLTEKLRRSGIRSIDPIVDVTNYVLLELGQPLHAFDLNRIEGDIHVRLATDGETLTLLDETTPTLNTDTLLIADEKKALAMAGIFGGLESGVNTNTQHILLESAFFAPDAITGRARQYGLHTDASHRYERGVDPQLQRDAMERATSLITAICGGSPGPVAEAVSDAHLPQARTVVLRQSRLERVLGVQIDTATVTEMLTRLGLIVTQLDNEWQAEVPSYRFDIAIEEDLIEEVARVYGYNNIPNVAPTASLSMLPASEGKIAPDVFKSMLTTRGYSEAITYSFVDPKIQDALFPDVKGMVLPHPIASDMSVMRVSVWPGLLQAAAYNQKRQQARVRFFETGLRFIPEEGETAGVSQQSVLGGLLLGRREAESWQSGDDAVDFFDAKGDVEALLALTGRQAEITFDAAEHSALHPGMTARILLGNEIIGWVGALHPQFAKLVGINGRPFLFELNLNMLSNRQLPAAKAISKYPANRRDIAITVKDEVSVGAILSHVEKIGVNQLVGLNLFDVYKGKGIAPGSKSLALSLILQNPEKTLEEAEIQAAVDTVVKELETEFGAALRE
- the pheS gene encoding phenylalanine--tRNA ligase subunit alpha, which gives rise to MELEAIISQAQGQIDAAQDAATLDQVRVEYMGKKGKLTEQLKGLGKLSAEERPAAGQKINQAKQVIAQAIAAKGDALRSEEMNRKLAEEAIDVTLPGRVEQPGTIHPVSRTIARIESFFSQLGFATKTGPEIEDSFHNFDALNIPANHPARADHDTFYFNPDIMLRTQTSGVQIRTMEVEKPPLRIISPGRVYRNDYDQTHTPMFHQVEGLMVDKNVSFTELKGILHDFLHHFFEESLEVRFRPSYFPFTEPSAEVDVMGKNGQWLEVLGCGMVHPNVLKAVNIDPEEYTGFAFGMGVERLTMLRYGVTDLRSFFENDLRFLKQFN
- the rplT gene encoding 50S ribosomal protein L20 — translated: MARVKRGTIARARHKKVLKQAKGYYGARSRVFRVAVQAVTKAGQYAYRDRRQRKRQFRQLWIARINAAARQNGMSYSRFINGLKKASVEIDRKILADIAVHDKVAFSALVEAAKGALA
- the rpmI gene encoding 50S ribosomal protein L35, coding for MPKMKSNSGAAKRFKKTGSGRFKSKQSHLRHILTKKSTKRKRHLRGKKLVHDADTKLVQRMLPYV
- the infC gene encoding translation initiation factor IF-3; this encodes MKGANKQAQGAKARINDEIKAREVRLIGKDGEQIGVVSLAEATQTAEEASLDLVEISPNAEPPVCKVMDYGKFLFEKSKAQKEQKKKQKQIQVKEVKFRPGTDEGDYQVKLRNLRRFLEGGDKAKVTIRFRGREMAHQEIGIELLNRIRTELEEIANCESFPRRVEGRQMIMVLAPNKKQ